The genomic window CTGCATTATATCCGTGAAGAACAAAAATTTGGTTCGCTAGATGCCTTAAAGGCCCAGCTTCATCAAGATCAGGTAGATTCTTTAGCTTTTATAGGCTCTTCTTTAAAAAATCAGACTGCATAGTTTTTACCGTTTTTAAATCATCGTAGTTATTTTTTTAGTAAATTTGATAGAACACTGTTTTTCAAATATTTACTATTAACTTCTAAAAAATAACCACTATGAAATTACCTAAAGAAATTACCAACGGGTTTTTGATTTTCCTCGGAATTGGCATTTATTTTTTATTAATGAATGTACTAGGTTTGGCAGATTTGTTTTATTTGAGAACACTCAATGTTTTCTTTATATTCTATGGTGTTAACAGGACAATGCAGATGAATCTTCATGAAGGAGAAACCAATTTTTTATCTAATGCCATTTCTGCAATGACAACTTCTGTAGTTGGTGTCTGCATGAGTGTGTTTGGCTTACTAGTATATAGTTACGCTCGAGGCGGAGATGCTTACGTAAGAACTTTATCTGAAACATTTATGTTCGGAGGAAATCCATCGGTGCCAACTTATTGTATCTGTCTATTATTTGAAGGAATTGCATCTTCTGTAATAGTTACTTTAATGATGATGCTGTATTGGAATAACAAATATGCAGCGGATTAATTTTGAAATCGATTAGATTAAAAAATTAGTCTAAAGAGTTCACAAATTTCAACAAAATTATTTAAATTGCTTGTAGCTCAGAGCCATAAGCAATTTTTTTATTGAATAGAATGAAATTAAAACAAATAGAGAGGGTTAAAAAAATCTCTAAAGCAGATTTTATTTCCCAATATGTAAAAAAACAGATTCCAGTTGTTATTGAAGAATTGACCGAAGACTGGCCGGCTTATAACAAATGGAAATTATCTTATATAAAAGAAATCGCAGGAAATTCAATCGTTCCTTTGTACGACGATAGACCTGTAAACCACGAAGACGGATTTAACGAGGCGCATACCACAATGAAAATGAGTGATTACATTGACTTATTGGAAGAAAAGCCTACTAATTACCGTATTTTCCTTTATAATCTAATAAAAGAGGTTCCTTCTTTAAAAAACGACTTTTTATGGCCCGATATTGGCTTAAAATTAGTCAAGCAAATGCCGATGTTATTTTTTGGCGGAGAAAATTCGAAGGTTTTTATGCACTATGACATTGATTATTCAAACATTCTTCATTTTCATTTTCATGGCGAAAAACAATGTATGATTTTTCCTCCAAGCCAATCAAAATTTATGTATAAAGTGCCTCATGCCTTAATTTCGAGAGAAGACATTGATTTTGACAATCCAGATTATGAAAAATTTCCAGCACTTAAAAATGTTGAAGGTTATATCACTAATCTAAAGCATGGAGAAATGCTATACATGCCTGAAGGCTACTGGCACTATATGAAATATTTAACCCCAGGTTTTTCGATGAGTCTTCGCTCTTTTCCAAAAAACATAGTCAACTTATCTAAAGCAGCATATAATGTATTTATTATGCGACATTTTGATATTATGATGCGGAAAATTCAAGGTCAAAAATGGATTGACTATAAAAACGAAAAAGCTCTTAAAGATACACATCAAAATCTACAGCGTGCACTTTAATAAAAAAAGCGGTTGAGAATTTCCCTCAACCGCTTTTTTATTTTATCTGAATACTATTTTTCTAGTGACTGTTTTTCCGTTATCTAAAGTCATTTTTACTAGTAAGATTTGAGGACCCGACTGAAAATTGTTTATAATCCATTCCTTATTTCCTATTCGCTTTTTAAGATACAGCTGTTTTCCTCCCATGTCATAAATAGCGGCCTCTTGAAGATTTTCCTGCTCAGAAACAGATTGCAGTCTGATGTTTTTATCTTTAACAGAAACAACAATGTTCTGATCTTGATTTTCAAAATCTTCATTACCAAGCGATTTACCATCATCATTATTTGTGTAACGCAAGACAAAACGGTTAAGAAAAGTTCCCGGCGCCGACCTAAATGTATAACCTCCTGTTTTAAGATTATGAATAGTATTTGTTACATTGTCTTGCAAATAAATATTCTGAGTGCTCAAACTTCCGTCTGTGTGATCTATAGCAATTGTAAAATTACCTTCTGGAATAGTCGACTTATATCCTATAGGAATTGTATCGGTCACAACAAAAGGCACTGCTCTCCCCTGAATAACTAATTTTTTATCTTCATTAATACTATAAAAATCAACATAAGGATTTGCATTCAGTGTGACTGCATCATAATTATAATCAAAAGAATTTGTGGCTCCGGTTACATACCCAATTAGTAATTGTTTAAAAGCTCCTTCTGTATTTGTTAAATTCAACCATACACGATGTTTTTCAATTAGAGTTGTATTTGCAGATTTATAAAACTGGCTATTATTATTAGCCACTCGCATTGAATTTGTATATACGGGATTCTGTCCTGTTCGGGATTTAGCAAAAAAGCCTTGTCCTGCAGCAATATATCCCTTTGGTTCACTTTGATTTCCTGGAGACGTTGCTCCAGTTCCCTCCATTGTTCCTACCTCTGTGAGTCCCGATAAGTTATAATAAGCAAAATCACTACCAGTATAAGTATAGGTATTGGTACCTGGAATTAAAGTAGGCGGACTATTATGTGTCCAAAAATACAGTGTCCCGTAAAGTCGATCTGCATTGTCATGAATAAATTGATCTGCATAAATTGCTGAAGGATATGGATTTCCTAGAAATATTAATTTTTCAGCTGCGCCTGATGGTCCCAAAATTGTTCCATTATTTGGCACTCCTTTAAATTGTCCACCAAAAATTTGAGTCGAATTCAAGTCATAAAATTGAGGAGATCTAATACTATATCCATTTCCTTTCACCATTTCTTCTGCTCCATTACTAATTAGTATCCATTTTTCCGTTACAGAATTGAACTTATGATACTTGTCCCAAAGAGTATTTGGCGATAAATCATGTAATGTGAAAGCTGGCACACGAGTTACTGGCGAAGACCAATATGTAACATCATAACGTCTTACTGGCGTTGTATTTCTTTTGTACGTAATATTTCCTGTATTATCTACATCATTAATTTGAACTAAGCTTGAATTGTTTTCAAAAATTAAAGTTCCATTACCAAGTACATTTACTTCATTTGTTACAGTGATTGTATTTGTACCCTGCACGACGAGAGATCCATTGTTCTGAACCGTTAATCTGCTGACTAAAAAACTGGCATTTGTTCCAGAGATAATCGGATCAAACCCTACTTTTGGAATATCTACACAATCAGAAGAAATGGGCACTCCTGTTGGTGTCCAATTTGCAGGATTTTCCCAATTGCCATCAGCACTTCCATTCCATGCTTTGGTAACAAAAGCATTTATCATGATCGGTGTAGCTTGTGATACACAGCCCGATGTACTATTTCTTACTTGTACATTGTAACCTCCAGAAGAGAGTCCAGCAAATACGCCAGAAGTATTACTAAAATCTACCCCGTCTATACTGTAAGTATATCCAGTTCCTGAAGCTGGAGAAGTGACTGTTATAACACCTGTATTATTTACACAGGTTGGCAATTGAGTCACAAAAGCTGTTGGCGCAGCTGCAACTGCATTTACTGTCAAAGAAACATTTTGACTTGCTTGGCAACCTCCTGAAGTTGTAATGGTCATTATTCCATTGTAAGTTCCTGCAGTGGTATTTGCTGGAACATTCACATTTATAATGTCTCCAGATCCTGAACTAAAAGGAAATGGTGTAGTTCCTTGATCTGTCAAGGCAACCCAATCAATAGCGTAATTAATTGGAGATCCTGTAGTTGATGAATAACTCAAAGTAGTTGTTTGAGCTGATAAACTTTGGCAAACTGGAGTAAAGACTCCTGCTGTGTTTATAGTGGGAAGACTGTTAATGGTCAAAGAAATTGCTTGTGTTGTTTGGCAGTTATTTGATGTAAAAATTGTCATTACACCGCTATAAGTTCCAACGGCTGCGTTTGCAGGAATAGTAATATTATTGATAATTCCTCCTGCAGAATCAAAAGAAAAAGCAGTAGCTCCTTGATCATTTAATACAGCCCAATCAATTGAATAACTGATCGGAGTACCTGTTGTTGCAGAATATGGCAAAGAAGCTGTTTGCGCCAATACATTTTGACAAACGGAGGTTAGATTCCCTGATGTAGTAATTGTTGGGGCTTGATTAACCGTTACTGTAAAATTGCTTGGTGTCGAAATGCACCCATTAGCATTTTTTACTGTTAAAGTTCCTGTATAAGTTCCTGCAGCTGTTCCCGCTGGAACGGCAATGTTTATTGGACTGGCATTTAAAGTTGCATCTGTAACCGCTAAAAAATTATTGGTCGGACTCGCATTCCAGACAATGCTATAAGAAGTCGGCGAGTTGGTTGGAGCACTATAGCTTAAACTCGAAGTTTGAGCTGAAGCGTTAAAACAGACGGCATTCGCAGTTCCAAGCGTTATTGATGGCAATGGATTGACAGTTACTGTAAAATTACTAGGGGCAGAAATACATCCATTCGCATTTTTTACGGTTAAAGTTCCTGTATATATGCCCATAGCTGTTCCCGCAGGAACTGAGATGCTTATAGGACTA from Flavobacterium sp. KACC 22763 includes these protein-coding regions:
- a CDS encoding cupin-like domain-containing protein, translated to MKLKQIERVKKISKADFISQYVKKQIPVVIEELTEDWPAYNKWKLSYIKEIAGNSIVPLYDDRPVNHEDGFNEAHTTMKMSDYIDLLEEKPTNYRIFLYNLIKEVPSLKNDFLWPDIGLKLVKQMPMLFFGGENSKVFMHYDIDYSNILHFHFHGEKQCMIFPPSQSKFMYKVPHALISREDIDFDNPDYEKFPALKNVEGYITNLKHGEMLYMPEGYWHYMKYLTPGFSMSLRSFPKNIVNLSKAAYNVFIMRHFDIMMRKIQGQKWIDYKNEKALKDTHQNLQRAL
- a CDS encoding T9SS sorting signal type C domain-containing protein, with protein sequence MKKKILTVLNLFSFSTLVIYIGKPLNFNLRFKFLLILFFSIFCTTSKAQTLVHAIPSSNPSFPLPAGIDEVTVEAWGGGGGGGAALGGNGWGRGAAGGAGGAYALGKITGIITSTLNVVVAKATASSSSNGANGEPSYVANFTDVFYAPGGAGGSANLPATGNTPPNGASATTGSIGNLTTANGSASGGGYVSLLNVALSSGNGGGAGNPGPQKGGAGGLGYASLIGANGAGNPGQEYGGGGAGAASSLVLLSSSTLYNGGIGARGHVNITYTCKTYSFTGISAANVCTAIGTTSQVQLTGTSTTLPAGTYTVTYNRSSPSFTGLTATMTVGSNGSGSFTAVGLNVSGTSTITVTSLTSVDCTSAISTNNSVNVIVGAQPTLTLGATTAVCASSNLQSTTLPYSNITNLPSTYSITWNASPTNSFLPVANAALTASPINIQIPANTPGGTYTGNLTVANTAGCISPTYSFTVTVNSLPAISLGSIAGVCTSASLQNVTLPYTAPANSPTSYSIVWNASPTNNFGTITDASLPANSINITVPAGTAAGTYTGTLTVKNANGCISTPSNFTVTVNPLPSITLGTANEVCFSASAQTSSLSYSASTNSPTLYSIVWNASPTNNFLAVTDATLTASPISISVPAGTAMGIYTGTLTVKNANGCISAPSNFTVTVNPLPSITLGTANAVCFNASAQTSSLSYSAPTNSPTSYSIVWNASPTNNFLAVTDATLNASPINIAVPAGTAAGTYTGTLTVKNANGCISTPSNFTVTVNQAPTITTSGNLTSVCQNVLAQTASLPYSATTGTPISYSIDWAVLNDQGATAFSFDSAGGIINNITIPANAAVGTYSGVMTIFTSNNCQTTQAISLTINSLPTINTAGVFTPVCQSLSAQTTTLSYSSTTGSPINYAIDWVALTDQGTTPFPFSSGSGDIINVNVPANTTAGTYNGIMTITTSGGCQASQNVSLTVNAVAAAPTAFVTQLPTCVNNTGVITVTSPASGTGYTYSIDGVDFSNTSGVFAGLSSGGYNVQVRNSTSGCVSQATPIMINAFVTKAWNGSADGNWENPANWTPTGVPISSDCVDIPKVGFDPIISGTNASFLVSRLTVQNNGSLVVQGTNTITVTNEVNVLGNGTLIFENNSSLVQINDVDNTGNITYKRNTTPVRRYDVTYWSSPVTRVPAFTLHDLSPNTLWDKYHKFNSVTEKWILISNGAEEMVKGNGYSIRSPQFYDLNSTQIFGGQFKGVPNNGTILGPSGAAEKLIFLGNPYPSAIYADQFIHDNADRLYGTLYFWTHNSPPTLIPGTNTYTYTGSDFAYYNLSGLTEVGTMEGTGATSPGNQSEPKGYIAAGQGFFAKSRTGQNPVYTNSMRVANNNSQFYKSANTTLIEKHRVWLNLTNTEGAFKQLLIGYVTGATNSFDYNYDAVTLNANPYVDFYSINEDKKLVIQGRAVPFVVTDTIPIGYKSTIPEGNFTIAIDHTDGSLSTQNIYLQDNVTNTIHNLKTGGYTFRSAPGTFLNRFVLRYTNNDDGKSLGNEDFENQDQNIVVSVKDKNIRLQSVSEQENLQEAAIYDMGGKQLYLKKRIGNKEWIINNFQSGPQILLVKMTLDNGKTVTRKIVFR